The Sporosarcina sp. Marseille-Q4943 genome includes the window TTCTCTATTGCTGGAATGTCTGCAGGAGCCCAATTTAATGAGAATAATTTTTCCCTTGGTATCCATTTTAAATCTGCATGCTCACTTACCTTAGGGGTTCCTTCAACTACTTTCGCCATGAAAGTTTCAAGCCGTACAATTACATTTTCATATTCATAAGTCGTATCCTCAACCGGTTCAAGAACCTCAATAATACAACCTAATTCTTCATAAATTTCACGTTTAAGTGCCTCTTGTTTTGTTTCATTCGCTTCAATCTTCCCACCCGGAAACTCCCAGTAATTCGGTAATGACATATCCGGCCCTCTCAATGCTGCCATGATTTCTCCATCTTTATTTTCTATAACAGCTCCAACTACATGAACTTTCTTTTTCATCGCTTTCACCTATTCCTTTTCATTTCAATTACCGTTATTAATAATTGGCTTAGTTAATTAACTCTATTTTTTGTACAATCCTCAAACTTTCAAAACTACAGATTTCACAGCACTCTGTTTCATCTTCATGCATCTCATGACACCTATTGCAAACGTAGAGAACTTCATCAGTATTTTTCATGAAATTCCTCCAATTATTCATTCATATTTTTTAGACGAAATGTTATTTCCATTATAGCACCAAAATTCATTCATAGAGCCGAACCGGACGCATGAAAATTGAGTTCATAACATATACCACCATCCAATTCCCATTAATTCATTTTATCAATATTACATTCCCTAATTCTTCTCCTCAAAGACCATTTCCAACATATTATTATAAATTTCATATTTATTTGACAGTTTAATATATTGTTGCTAACATGAAAGCGCATTCAAAATATAAGATTGGGGGATTCGAAATGGCAAAAACAATGTATGCACTTGATTTGAGCAAGCCGATGGAAGAGCAAGCACATCCGGGTCACAATCGGTGGCATCCGGATATTCCTGCTGCGTTTTCTGTAGACCCTGGTACGTCTTTTAGGATGGATTGCAAGGAATGGACGGATGGGCAGATTGAAAACAATGATAGTGCGGAGGACGTTCGTAGAGTAAATCTTTCGCGTGTTCATGTTTTGAGCGGCCCGGTGTATGTGAATGGTGCGGAACCTGGTGATTTATTAGTTGTCGATATTTTGGATATTGGAGCGCATCAGGGGTATGAATGGGGTTTTAACGGGATTTTTGCGAAGGAAAATGGCGGAAGCTTTTTAGTGGATCAGTTTCCGGAAGCACAAAAGTCGATTTGGGATTTCGAAGGCATTTATACGACGTCGAGACATGTGCCTGGTGTGAAATTTGCAGGGCTTATTCATCCTGGATTGATTGGTGTAGCCCCATCTATGGAGCTTTTGCAAAAGTGGAATGAACGGGAGCAAAAACTGATCGATACGGATCCGAACCGTGTGCCTGCGCTTGCGAACGCTCCGAATCCGGAGAGTGTTGTGCTTGGTACATTATCAGGTGCGGAATTTGATAGAGTTGCGAAGGAAGGCGCTCGTACTGTGCCGCCACGAGAGAATGGTGGAAACTGTGATATTAAGAATTTATCGAAGGGATCGAGGATCTTCTTCCCTACTTTTGTCGAAGGGGCGAAGCTATCGGTCGGCGATCTTCACTTCTCTCAAGGCGACGGGGAAATTACGTTTTGCGGCGGAATTGAGATGTCCGGCTGGATTGAGCTGAAGGTGGACATTATTAAGGGCGGCATGGAGAAGTACAAGATCTATGAAAACCCTGTTTTCCAACCTGGTCCTGTTGAGCCAAATTACAATGATTATCTCGTTTTCCAAGGGATTTCAGTTGATGACCGCAATGGAGAACAGACATATTTGGATGCCAATATCGCATTCCGCAGGGCGTGCCTGAATGCCATCGAATATTTGAAGACACTCGGTTATACGGGCGAGCAGGCGTATATGCTATTAAGTACTGCACCGGTTGAAGGGCGCATTAACGGCATTGTCGATATTCCGAATGCTTGCTGTACAATCGCGATTCCTACCCAGATTTTCGATAAAGATATTATGCCGAAGTAAGGAGGACTCATTTTGCCTAATTATACATTCCGTTGTAAGGACTGCGGCGAATTTACGCTGTTCTTCAAATCAATGGCCGGCAATAAAGAAATAGCGGACTGCCCGGACTGTGGCCACGTGTCAACTAGAGTCTTTTTCGCACCTAACCTTTACACTCTATCAAGAGAAGTGAGTTCACGCATTGAGAAAGGGATGGAGCCCCAGCGGATGACGCGGGCTGAATTAGGTGCCAAGCAGCCAAAGAAAAAGGCGAAGGTCAATCGTCCTTGGCAAGTTGGCTAAAAGAATAGGACAAGTTTACATCCACTAGGCTCTCCGGGCTTATGTGGATTTTTTGTATAGCCTCACTCTTGCTGGACACCCTAACGATAAAGTTGAAAGGGTGTGTCATCTATGATGCCAGAACGAGAAATATTTGCGGAGTTGAGCGAGGAGCAGTTGAATGCGTTAAGTGCTTTGGAGGATGAGCTCGGTGTCACGCTCGTAGCGTATGAAAGCCCGATGCATGATGACAATCATATTGTGGAGTCGGACGTTTGATGGACTGGACTATCCTCGGGTAGTCCTTTTTTGATGGATGGACTAGGTTATCACCGACTTGGGAGAGTTTATCACCGACTCTCGCCTGTTTATCACCGACTTGTGGGGCTTTATCACCGATTCTCCCCTGTTTATCACCGACTCACATGAATTTATCATCGTTTTTATCCATTTATCATCGCGTAGCTTTTTTGCTTCATAAATAATTGCTTTGCACAAAGTATTCAAATAATTAATGTGTTAAACTTAACTAAATGATGGGAGGAGATTAGCATGGCGCAGACGGAAACAAATCGACGTTACACAATTGCTGACATATGTGGTTGGGATGGGCGATGGGAATTGATTGACGGTATTCCGTATAATATGACGCCTGCCCCTTCTACTGCCCACCAGCAGATTGTTGGTGAATTGTTTTTCGCCCTGCGATCCCATTTCGGGAAGAGTGGTTGTTCTGTATTTATAGCGCCTTTTGATGTGCAACTGGAAGAGAGCGATCAACATACCATTGTGCAACCAGATCTATCTGTGTTTTGCAAGGAGCAAACCATCCATTCGAATCGGGCAATTGGGGTTGCGGATTTGTTAGTAGAAGTTCTTTCTCCTTCAACCGCGCTGAAAGATCGTAATGAGAAATTTATATTATATGAACGGTCTGGAGTGAAGGAATATTGGCTTGTCGACCCGCTAAATCATACGATTGAGCTGTATGGTCTTTCGGATGGTCGATATAGCAGACGTAAGGTGTTCGGCGTGGATGATACGCTAAATTCTTTTGTATTTCCAGAGCTCTCGATTGATATGAAGAATATATTGCGCGGCTGATGGATGGGCTATCTTAGGATAGTCCTTTTTTGATGGGCGGTGAAGGTTATCACCGACTCCGACTCAGGCGACTTTAACACCGACTCTCCACTGTTTATCACCGACTTGAAGCACTTTATCACCGACTCCCAAAAACTTGTCACCGTTTAGTAACCCTTTCCCTTCTTATGCAAGTAGTACACCCCCACCCACACCTCATATACTACTATCAGTTGTGCACTTCCCTATAGAGGAGGAACGGCATGGACATTACAGTGCGGCCTGGAGATTCTCTCTGGTATTATAGCCAGTTATTCAGGGTTCCGCTTCAATTGATCATAGATTCGAATCGTGATGCAAACTTGCAGGTTCTCTCGGTCGGGCAACGGATTCGAATTCCGGGGTATGTGGCGTTTGAGGTGCAGATCAATCAGGGAGAATCGTTATGGTTGATTGCGCAGCGAAGAAATGTCCCCCTCGAAGCGATCCTCCTTGTGAATCCAACGCTCAATCCAAACCGCTTGCAAATCGGTCAGACGATCCGGGTTCCTTTGCGCATCACGTGGAGGCTCGTCAACGGAGAGCAGACGTATAGCTATGCGACCATGATTAACGATTTGAGAAGACTTCAATCCGTGTATCCCTTCATCCTGAACGAGTCGATTGGAAATTCGGTTCTCGACAGGAGCATTCCTGAGATTCAAATTGGCACCGGCCCGAAACGGGTCCACTACAACGCTTCCTTCCATGCAAATGAATGGATTACAACGCCAGTCCTTATGACCTTCCTCAATGATTATTTGCTTTCCTTGACAAATCAGACTCCGATACGCGGTTTGTCCACTTTCCCTTTGTACCAACAATCCACCTTATCGATTGTTCCGATGGTGAATCCTGACGGCGTTACACTCGTGCAGCAAGGACCGCCAGAGACGGAGCCGTGGAGAACGAGAGTCATCGAATGGAACAATGGCAGCACGGATTTCTCTGGATGGAAGGCGAATATTCGAGGTGTCGATCTGAATGATCAGTTCCCGGCTAATTGGGATTTGGAACGCACACGCAACCCGAAAACCCCGGGTCCCCGGGATTATGGCGGCGAACGACCACTCTCCG containing:
- the fmdA gene encoding formamidase produces the protein MAKTMYALDLSKPMEEQAHPGHNRWHPDIPAAFSVDPGTSFRMDCKEWTDGQIENNDSAEDVRRVNLSRVHVLSGPVYVNGAEPGDLLVVDILDIGAHQGYEWGFNGIFAKENGGSFLVDQFPEAQKSIWDFEGIYTTSRHVPGVKFAGLIHPGLIGVAPSMELLQKWNEREQKLIDTDPNRVPALANAPNPESVVLGTLSGAEFDRVAKEGARTVPPRENGGNCDIKNLSKGSRIFFPTFVEGAKLSVGDLHFSQGDGEITFCGGIEMSGWIELKVDIIKGGMEKYKIYENPVFQPGPVEPNYNDYLVFQGISVDDRNGEQTYLDANIAFRRACLNAIEYLKTLGYTGEQAYMLLSTAPVEGRINGIVDIPNACCTIAIPTQIFDKDIMPK
- a CDS encoding Uma2 family endonuclease, which translates into the protein MAQTETNRRYTIADICGWDGRWELIDGIPYNMTPAPSTAHQQIVGELFFALRSHFGKSGCSVFIAPFDVQLEESDQHTIVQPDLSVFCKEQTIHSNRAIGVADLLVEVLSPSTALKDRNEKFILYERSGVKEYWLVDPLNHTIELYGLSDGRYSRRKVFGVDDTLNSFVFPELSIDMKNILRG
- a CDS encoding FmdB family zinc ribbon protein, producing MPNYTFRCKDCGEFTLFFKSMAGNKEIADCPDCGHVSTRVFFAPNLYTLSREVSSRIEKGMEPQRMTRAELGAKQPKKKAKVNRPWQVG
- a CDS encoding M14 family metallopeptidase — encoded protein: MDITVRPGDSLWYYSQLFRVPLQLIIDSNRDANLQVLSVGQRIRIPGYVAFEVQINQGESLWLIAQRRNVPLEAILLVNPTLNPNRLQIGQTIRVPLRITWRLVNGEQTYSYATMINDLRRLQSVYPFILNESIGNSVLDRSIPEIQIGTGPKRVHYNASFHANEWITTPVLMTFLNDYLLSLTNQTPIRGLSTFPLYQQSTLSIVPMVNPDGVTLVQQGPPETEPWRTRVIEWNNGSTDFSGWKANIRGVDLNDQFPANWDLERTRNPKTPGPRDYGGERPLSEPEAIAMADLTRLRDFAWVLAFHTQGEVIYWGYQGLEPPESETMVNEFSRVSGYEPVQTIESYAGYKDWFIQDWRRPGFTVELGFGINPLPIAQFGEIYEEALGIFLAGLYL
- a CDS encoding (deoxy)nucleoside triphosphate pyrophosphohydrolase, yielding MKKKVHVVGAVIENKDGEIMAALRGPDMSLPNYWEFPGGKIEANETKQEALKREIYEELGCIIEVLEPVEDTTYEYENVIVRLETFMAKVVEGTPKVSEHADLKWIPREKLFSLNWAPADIPAIEKLSISKVIK